Genomic segment of Nostoc sp. TCL240-02:
TCGTCGGTGGTCATCCTTATTTAGTGCGGGTAGCGCTTTATGAAATTGCTCGTAGTAGGATGACGCTGGAAAATCTGCAAAAAATCGCGGCAACCGAGGAAGGCCTTTACAGCGACCATTTACGCCGCCATTGGCTGAATTTGCAAGAGGATGCAGAATTGCTAGCGGCGGTGAAACAAGTGATGACAGCAAATCGCGCCGTGGATGTAGGCACAACTGAAGGGTTTAAACTCCGCAGTATGGGGCTAGTTAAGTTTCAAGGTAATCAAGTAGTGCCACTGTGTAAATTGTATCGTCAATATTTTGGGCGATCGCTTGGGAATTAAAAATTAAAAAAGTACATTAGGAAGACCTGAAATACTTTCATCTGCAATTACCATTTAACTAAAAGGCTCAAAAATGGTTCTACTTATTCAAGGAAAAGATATCACCCTAGCCCAACTCATCGATGAATTTGGTCTACACCTTGCAGACGAACTTTTTTTTTCAGAGTGGCAGCAAGATTTACCTGAGTTGAGTGATTTAGAAAAACAATCTCTCAACGAAGTTAAGACAGAATATTTGCATCTATCGAAATATCCTATTTTGGAACCTGTAGTCAAAATGGTAGTGCTATCTCCACTATTGCGCCTAGCAGGTTTTTATCAACCGCCTTTCTACATCGCCTCAGAACAAGAGGTCAGAATTTCTTCCGAAGACGAAGGCATGATTATTAGAGGACGTATTGACATCTTGGTGTTCCATCCTCCACTTTGGGTTCTCGTTATTGAGGCAAAACGAGCAGATTACTCCTTAGTGCCAGCAATTCCGCAAGCGTTGGCTTATATGTTGGCAGATGCAACTTCGGCTAAACCTGTTTTTGGGTTTGTCACCAATGGTAATGAATTTAGATTTATCAAACTGCTAAAAACTGAAACTCCGCAATATGCTCTATCTGATTTGTTTGCTTTAGATAGTCGTGATGACATATATATTGTCTTGAAAGTTTTAAAGCGCCTAGCTCATTTAATTCGTAATTCGTAATGTTGTTGGGTGTGTTATACCATTGGCTAACACACCATCCCAAGACCAAACTAGCTTGGATTTCATAATTTTGAATGAGTGAATTTTTAATTGTTTATGACCCAGTACCAATATCAAGTCGGTGGTAGTCTGCCTCAAAATGCACCAACTTATGTTAGACGGCAAGCTGACCATGACCTCTATGAAGGCTTGAAGGCTGGGGATTTTTGTTATGTACTCAATTCTCGGCAGATGGGGAAATCTAGCTTGCGGGTGCAGGTGATGCAGCAGTTGCAAACAGAGGGATTTGCTTGTGCCGTTGTTGATATTACAGCTATTGGGACGGCAGATATTACCCCAGAACAGTGGTATGCCGGGGTGATTGATACTCTGGTGGGAAGTTTTAATATTTATACAAATTTTGATTTAGATACTTGGTGGACTGATAACGGTTTGCTATCACCAGTACAGCACTTTAGCAAGTTTATTGAAACGATTTTACTTCAAAAAATTACTGAAAAGATTGTTGTTTTTATTGATGAAATTGACAGCATTCTAAGTCTTTCATTCAACTTGGATGATTTTTTTGCAGTTATCCGCGATTGCTATAACCGACGAGCAGACCATCCTGAATATAATCGCCTCACCTTTGCTTTGATTGGAGTATCTACGCCTTCAGATTTGATTCAAGACAAACGCCGGACACCTTTTAATATTGGACAGGCAATTGATTTAACTGGCTTTCAACTCCGAGAGGCGCAACCCTTGGCACAGGGATTGGCAGAAGTGGGTGATTCTCAAGAGTTGATGCAGGTAGTGCTGGATTGGACGGGAGGACAGCCGTTTTTGACGCAAAAAGTTTGTAAGTTACTGGTGCAGGGGGGACTGGAGACTAGGAATTGGGGAATAGAGATTAGGGACTGGGTGGAAGAGTTGGTACGCGAGGGGATTATTGAGAATTGGGAGACGCAAGATGAGCCTGAGCATTTGAAGACGATTCGAGACAGAATTTTGCAGAGTGGAGAACAGCGGACTGGGCGATTATTGGGATTGTATCAGCAGATTTTGCAGCAAGGAGAGATAGCAACTGATGATAGTGCTGAACAAACGGAACTACGGTTGACGGGGTTAGTGGTGAAGCGAGAGGGGAAACTGCGAGTTTATAACCGGATTTATGCAGAGGTGTTTAAACAGGAATGGTGCAAAAAGATTTTAGCAAACTTGCGCCCCTACTCCGATACATTTAATGCCTGGGCTGAGTCGGAACGTCAAGAAGAGTCGCGTTTGTTGCGGGGAAAGACTTTGCATGATGCTCAAGAATGGGCAGTCGGTAAAAGTTTGAGTGACTTGGACTATCGGTTTTTAGCTGCTAGCCAAGAGTTAGCAAAGCGCGATGTGCAGAAAAGGCTGGAAGCAGAGGAACAGGCAAAGCAAGTTTTAGCAGAGGCGAACCACAAAGCTAATCAACGTATTCGTATTGGTTCTTTAGTGTTAGGACTGACTGTGCTGGGGGCAGTTGCATCATTAATATTTGCTCAATATCAATTAGGGCAAGCACGAACAGCAAGGACAGAAACAGATAATGCTCAAAGTGAATTAGAAAAAGCAAAAACAGAAACCACAGCAACTAAGCAAGATAATCAGCAAATATCGGCAGACAATAAAAAAATATCCGAACAAGCTGCACAGGCAAAACAGAATCTTGGTAACGCAACTTCAAAACTGAATGCTGCAAATGTCGAAGTGAATCAGGCACAGCAAAACCTGAAACTAGCCCAAAACAAAGTGGCAGCAGCTAGCGCAAAGGCTAGTCAAGCTGAAGTACAGGCAAACCAAGCAATTCAACAACGGCAAGAGGCACAACAGCAGCGTCAAAAAGCTGTTGCAGATTTAAATCGGGCAAGGCAAGAACAAAAGCAGGCTCAAATTGCTCTGAATGCGGCAGTTAATGCCCGCACAATTGCTTTAACGGCTACCCGATTGGAACAAGACGGAACAAATGCATTGCGACTGTTTGATTCAAACGAAATTGATGCTCTGCTGTTAGCAATGCAGGCAGCAAGAACATTAAAAAGTTTGGTTAAGGATAAACAATTTTTAGCAGACTATCCAGCATACAGCTTTTTATTTAGCTTACAGAGAATTCTATCTAATATTCATGAACAAAATCGTCTGGAAGGGCATAGCAATGCGGTCGCAAGTGTGGTGTTCAGCCTGGATGGCAAAACTTTAGCTTCCGCTAGTTTTGACAAGACCATCAAATTATGGAATCGGGAGATTGGCAAAGAAATTATCACTCTGACTGGGCATAGCGATTTAGTCAACAGTGTCGTGTTCAGCCCGGATGGCAAAACTTTAGCTTCTGCCAGTCGTGACAGGACTATCAAATTGTGGAATTTGGATACGGGCAAAGAAATTACCACTCTGACTGGGCATAGCGATGCGGTCAACAGTGTTGTGTTCAACCCGGATGGCAAAACTTTAGCTTCTGCCAGTCGTGACAGGACTATCAAATTGTGGAATTTGGATACGGGCAAAGAAATTACCACTCTGACTGGGCATAGCGATGCGGTCAACAGTGTGGTGTTCAGCCCGGATGGCAAAACTTTAGCTTCTGCCAGTTCTGACAAGACCATCAAATTGTGGAATCTGGACACGGGCAAAGAAATTACCACTCTGACTGGGCATAGCAATTGGGTCAACAGTGTGGTGTTCAGCCCGGATGGCAAAACTTTAGCTTCCGCCAGTTTTGACAGGACTATCAAATTGTGGAATCTGGACATGGGCAAAGAAATTACCACTCTGACTGGGCATAGCAATGAGGTCGTAAGTGTGGTGTTCAGCCCGAATGGCAAAACTTTAGCTTCCGCCAGTTTTGACAGGACTATCAAATTGTGGAATCTGGACACGGGCAAAGAAATTACCACTCTGACTGGGCATAGCAATGAGGTCTTCAGCGTCGCCTTTAGCCCCGATGGCAAAGCTTTAGCTTCCGCTAGTGCCGACGGGAGTATCAAATTTTGGAATCTGGACATGGGTAAAGAAATTACCACTCTGATTGGGCATAGCAATGGGGTAATCAGCATCGCCTTTAGCCCGAATGGAAAAACTTTAGCTTCTGCCAGTTCTGACAAGACCATCAAATTGTGGAATCTGGACACAGGCAAAGAAATTACCACTTTGACTGGGCATAGCAATGCGGCCTACAGCGCCGTTTTCAGCCCGAATGGAAAAACTTTAACTTCCGCTAGTGTCGACGGGACTATCAAATTGTGGAATTGGGAGACGGGTAAAGAAATTACCACTTTGACTGGGCATAGCAATGCGGTCTACAGCGTCGCCTTTAGCCCCGATGGCAAAACTTTAGCTTCTGCCAGTTCTGACAAGACCATCAAATTATGGAATTTGGACATGGGTAAAGAAATTACCACTCTGACTGGGCATAGCAATGAGGTTTATAGGGTGGTATTCAGCCCTGATGGTAAAACTTTAGCTTCCGCCAGTTCTGACAAGACCATCAAATTATGGAATTTGGACACGGGTAAAGAAATTACCACTCTGACTGG
This window contains:
- a CDS encoding AAA-like domain-containing protein; this encodes MTQYQYQVGGSLPQNAPTYVRRQADHDLYEGLKAGDFCYVLNSRQMGKSSLRVQVMQQLQTEGFACAVVDITAIGTADITPEQWYAGVIDTLVGSFNIYTNFDLDTWWTDNGLLSPVQHFSKFIETILLQKITEKIVVFIDEIDSILSLSFNLDDFFAVIRDCYNRRADHPEYNRLTFALIGVSTPSDLIQDKRRTPFNIGQAIDLTGFQLREAQPLAQGLAEVGDSQELMQVVLDWTGGQPFLTQKVCKLLVQGGLETRNWGIEIRDWVEELVREGIIENWETQDEPEHLKTIRDRILQSGEQRTGRLLGLYQQILQQGEIATDDSAEQTELRLTGLVVKREGKLRVYNRIYAEVFKQEWCKKILANLRPYSDTFNAWAESERQEESRLLRGKTLHDAQEWAVGKSLSDLDYRFLAASQELAKRDVQKRLEAEEQAKQVLAEANHKANQRIRIGSLVLGLTVLGAVASLIFAQYQLGQARTARTETDNAQSELEKAKTETTATKQDNQQISADNKKISEQAAQAKQNLGNATSKLNAANVEVNQAQQNLKLAQNKVAAASAKASQAEVQANQAIQQRQEAQQQRQKAVADLNRARQEQKQAQIALNAAVNARTIALTATRLEQDGTNALRLFDSNEIDALLLAMQAARTLKSLVKDKQFLADYPAYSFLFSLQRILSNIHEQNRLEGHSNAVASVVFSLDGKTLASASFDKTIKLWNREIGKEIITLTGHSDLVNSVVFSPDGKTLASASRDRTIKLWNLDTGKEITTLTGHSDAVNSVVFNPDGKTLASASRDRTIKLWNLDTGKEITTLTGHSDAVNSVVFSPDGKTLASASSDKTIKLWNLDTGKEITTLTGHSNWVNSVVFSPDGKTLASASFDRTIKLWNLDMGKEITTLTGHSNEVVSVVFSPNGKTLASASFDRTIKLWNLDTGKEITTLTGHSNEVFSVAFSPDGKALASASADGSIKFWNLDMGKEITTLIGHSNGVISIAFSPNGKTLASASSDKTIKLWNLDTGKEITTLTGHSNAAYSAVFSPNGKTLTSASVDGTIKLWNWETGKEITTLTGHSNAVYSVAFSPDGKTLASASSDKTIKLWNLDMGKEITTLTGHSNEVYRVVFSPDGKTLASASSDKTIKLWNLDTGKEITTLTGHSDAVNCVVFSPDGKTLASASSDKTIKLWNLDTGKEITTLTGHSNGVISVVFSPDGNTLASASFDKTIKLWNLDTGKEITTLTGHSSWVYGVVFSPDGKTLASASTDNTIKLWNLNLDDLLAQGCSWLKSYLISHPNAVKVCPRQ
- a CDS encoding type I restriction enzyme HsdR N-terminal domain-containing protein, giving the protein MVLLIQGKDITLAQLIDEFGLHLADELFFSEWQQDLPELSDLEKQSLNEVKTEYLHLSKYPILEPVVKMVVLSPLLRLAGFYQPPFYIASEQEVRISSEDEGMIIRGRIDILVFHPPLWVLVIEAKRADYSLVPAIPQALAYMLADATSAKPVFGFVTNGNEFRFIKLLKTETPQYALSDLFALDSRDDIYIVLKVLKRLAHLIRNS